The following proteins come from a genomic window of Dromaius novaehollandiae isolate bDroNov1 chromosome 19, bDroNov1.hap1, whole genome shotgun sequence:
- the LOC112987608 gene encoding tapasin-related protein-like, whose product MNYRTCLIAGCFLCIGIARNLNGIATAGSSFRKSRQLSCVFETSKIIPLSKEIETIRLNVRLLLSGTESKEAQRSHSENLQENIPSFFVEESSVDILQHANEDINALNCRISTYFTANTQIIWPGKEIRASSLDSWFICTIKHTAEKFATTAFLVQTRQENENHNQGQLSQGIAEQSHVSAVFLVHTRPLVVKSALSKDVLFDCAFSIDHQADVTIQWLFRRKGGHKKLIFTYSGSSKQVEHTTDRAEMFLEEISKGNASLLLRNVGMRDEGTYSCSVSVSSLTGEQTIQLQIEEKPTVIVNVDSLSLVEGEQHKLVCDIRNYYPLDAQAQWLRELKGSRKVPDVVKNVLSSSHRQSSNGTYSFSRYFLLTASLEDNGHTYTCRVDHQSLQSPIRRSVIVKVREGTSIIWLLLLLLGLTVCLTVMLCYLHKVRSTAKPKPY is encoded by the exons ATGAATTACAGGACATGTTTAATAGCTGGCTGTTTTCTGTGCATTG GAATTGCAAGGAATTTGAATGGAATTGCTACAGCAGGTTCAAGTTTCAGGAAAAGCAGGCAGCTTTCCTGCGTGTTCGAGACGAGCAAAATCATCCCTCTGTCAAAAGAGATCGAGACTATTAGGCTGAATGTCAGGCTCCTGCTGAGTGGAACTGAATCAAAAGAGGCACAGAGATCTCACTCAGAAAATCTACAAGAGAATATCCCCTCATTTTTTGTAGAAG AGTCCTCAGTGGATATTCTTCAGCATGCAAATGAGGATATCAATGCACTCAACTGTAGGATCAGCACATACTTTACAGCTAACACTCAGATCATCTGGCCTGGGAAAGAAATCAGAGCCAGCAGTTTGGACTCTTGGTTCATCTGCACCATAAAACACACAGCTGAAAAATTCGCAACTACAGCCTTTCTTGTGCAAACCCGCCAAGAAAATGAGAACCACAATCAAGGACAGCTTTCTCAGGGAATTGCAGAGCAATCGCATGTTTCAG CTGTGTTCCTGGTGCACACAAGACCACTTGTAGTCAAGTCAGCCTTGTCTAAGGATGTCTTATTTGATTGTGCCTTCTCCATCGACCACCAAGCAGATGTGACCATCCAATGGCTATTTCGTCGGAAAGGGGGGCACAAGAAACTCATATTCACTTACAGTGGATCCAGCAAGCAGGTGGAACACACAACTGACCGAGCTGAGATGTTCCTAGAGGAAATCTCCAAGGGAAATGCTTCTCTGTTACTCAGAAACGTGGGAATGAGAGATGAAGGAACATACTCTTGCTCAGTGTCAGTGTCTTCTCTTACTGGGGAACAGACAATCCAGCTACAAATAGAAG AAAAACCCACAGTGATCGTCAATGTTGACTCCCTGTCCCTGGTGGAAGGAGAGCAGCACAAGCTGGTCTGCGATATCAGAAACTATTACCCGCTTGACGCCCAGGCTCAGTGGCTCCGAGAGCTGAAGGGGTCCAGGAAGGTCCCTGATGTGGTGAAGAACGTTCTCTCGAGCAGCCACAGACAGAGCAGCAACGGGACATACAGCTTCTCCCGATACTTCCTGCTCACGGCCTCCCTGGAGGACAACGGGCACACGTACACGTGCCGGGTCGACCATCAGAGTCTGCAGTCCCCCATCAGGAGAAGCGTGATTGTGAAAGTGAGAG AAGGTACCTCCATCATCTGGCTGCTTCTTCTCCTCCTTGGCCTCACTGTGTGCCTCACTGTGATGCTATGCTACCTTCACAAAG TGAGGAGCACTGCTAAG CCCAAGCCTTATTAG